In Halobacterium sp. CBA1132, a genomic segment contains:
- a CDS encoding cation-translocating P-type ATPase produces the protein MNKQSITQYYRKHRKAIVTATSGLLYGGGWSLGYLTSFNTASAAILVLATLVGGYDIAKTAYHEVTNRTLGIKTLVTLAAIGAIIIGEYWEAAAVVFLFSLGSYLEGRTMRKTRTALQELLEMTPDTATVRRDGELQEVPAREVEEGEVVVVKPGGKIPVDGTVVDGESAVNQAPVTGESAPVHKADGDEVYAGTVNQEGALEIRTTGAGSDTTLERIIRRVEEAQEAQSPTESLIDRFAKYYTPAVIVLAIGAYAVTQNAILSLTLLVIGCPGALVIGPPVSIVSAIGNAARSGVLMKGGEHLERAGKIDLVAFDKTGTLTKGETTVADVEGFGVADDEVLSLAATAEKKSEHHLADAIVDAAREDPTAATDGGTTVAQADDTDAGRRSVPDPDDFDVVAGKGVIAHADGQEVVVGNRALLADRDIDVPSRVADYVREREGRGETVVHVVRDGDIIGAIAMRDELREAASGVVAALQDAGIETVMLTGDNERTAAAVAEEVGIDEYRAELLPEDKQSVIESYQADGHVVAMVGDGINDAPSLATADVGIAMGAAGTDTAIETADMALMADDLERIPYAVKLSKATRWNVLENVGLAVLTVTVLLAGVLTSYVTLASGMLVHEASVLLVILNGMRLLRY, from the coding sequence ATGAACAAACAATCGATCACGCAGTACTACCGGAAACACCGGAAGGCCATCGTCACGGCGACGAGCGGTCTCCTCTACGGCGGTGGCTGGAGTCTGGGCTACCTCACGAGTTTTAATACGGCCAGCGCCGCCATCCTCGTCCTGGCGACGCTCGTGGGTGGCTACGACATCGCCAAAACCGCCTACCACGAGGTCACCAACCGGACGCTCGGAATCAAGACGCTGGTGACGCTAGCCGCCATTGGGGCCATCATCATCGGGGAGTACTGGGAGGCCGCCGCCGTCGTCTTCCTGTTCAGCCTCGGCAGCTACCTCGAGGGACGGACGATGCGGAAGACCCGGACTGCCCTCCAGGAGCTGTTGGAGATGACGCCCGACACGGCGACCGTCCGTCGCGACGGGGAACTCCAAGAAGTCCCCGCCCGCGAGGTCGAAGAGGGCGAAGTCGTCGTCGTAAAGCCGGGCGGGAAGATTCCGGTTGACGGCACCGTCGTCGACGGCGAGAGCGCCGTCAACCAAGCACCAGTCACCGGCGAGAGCGCGCCCGTCCACAAGGCCGACGGCGACGAGGTCTACGCCGGGACGGTCAATCAAGAAGGCGCACTGGAGATCCGAACGACGGGTGCGGGCTCGGATACGACGCTCGAACGGATCATCCGCCGTGTCGAGGAGGCCCAAGAGGCTCAGTCGCCGACCGAGAGTCTCATCGACCGGTTCGCGAAGTATTACACGCCGGCCGTCATCGTGCTCGCTATCGGTGCGTACGCCGTCACGCAGAACGCGATCCTGTCGCTGACCCTGTTGGTCATCGGCTGTCCCGGCGCGCTGGTCATCGGGCCACCGGTCAGCATCGTCTCGGCCATCGGCAACGCCGCTCGGTCTGGCGTGCTGATGAAGGGCGGCGAACACCTCGAACGCGCCGGCAAGATCGACCTTGTCGCCTTCGACAAGACCGGCACCCTCACGAAGGGCGAGACCACCGTCGCCGATGTTGAGGGGTTCGGCGTTGCTGATGACGAGGTCCTCTCACTCGCGGCGACCGCCGAGAAGAAGAGCGAACACCACCTCGCTGACGCCATCGTCGACGCGGCCCGCGAGGATCCGACCGCCGCGACGGACGGCGGAACGACGGTCGCCCAAGCGGACGATACGGACGCGGGGCGCAGGTCGGTCCCCGATCCGGATGACTTCGACGTAGTCGCTGGCAAGGGCGTCATCGCCCACGCCGATGGCCAGGAAGTTGTTGTCGGCAACCGCGCACTGCTGGCCGACCGCGACATTGACGTCCCCAGCCGGGTCGCCGACTACGTCCGCGAGCGTGAGGGGCGCGGCGAGACAGTCGTCCACGTCGTTCGGGACGGGGACATCATCGGCGCGATTGCGATGCGGGACGAGCTCCGGGAGGCCGCTTCTGGGGTCGTCGCGGCGCTCCAAGACGCTGGCATCGAGACGGTGATGCTCACCGGCGACAACGAGCGGACGGCCGCTGCCGTTGCCGAGGAGGTCGGTATCGACGAGTACCGTGCCGAACTCCTCCCCGAGGACAAGCAGTCCGTCATCGAGAGCTACCAGGCCGACGGCCACGTCGTCGCGATGGTCGGCGACGGCATCAACGACGCGCCATCGCTGGCGACCGCCGACGTCGGCATCGCGATGGGTGCTGCGGGGACGGACACCGCCATCGAGACGGCTGACATGGCGTTGATGGCCGACGACCTCGAACGAATCCCGTACGCGGTCAAACTCAGCAAGGCGACGCGCTGGAACGTCCTCGAGAACGTCGGGCTGGCAGTGTTGACCGTGACCGTCCTCCTCGCGGGCGTGCTCACCAGCTACGTCACCCTCGCGTCGGGAATGCTGGTCCACGAGGCCAGCGTCCTCCTCGTCATCCTCAACGGGATGCGACTGCTCCGCTACTGA
- a CDS encoding phage integrase SAM-like domain-containing protein has product MTPRERTNQSLASSFERYLQDKGKGRGGDGGNYRRNAARELERFAEWAAGDRGADDWTGIVSDDVDREPTFDDLDERVFREYARHLGGDRGLKQNTVQTYYRYISAWCGWCVNEGYLEAHYAQRASAMAPLPEDDGRKPGDQQAWTSEQRHALTRHVDERARYAVEAYTTLPEGTDPLDKQRGRYAALKAARDRALVFVLAYTAVRVGELLRDPNDPRRRGVRWEDLSLDDGSMDVYRKKQQWDAASLPDPVISPLRSYRQLMDPPTGRWPVFPTFDQRTLAELVREELGERGERSEAITECRNEYARDLLLALDEDIRPPSITTDGARSILQRLSETAEIDIDHPKHDYLAPHGGRRGMGEVLVRAFGYTVAARYLDNSEEMVRERYSHIEAGELGDVATEALEEIDSIP; this is encoded by the coding sequence ATGACACCTCGAGAACGCACTAATCAGTCACTCGCGAGTTCCTTCGAGCGCTACCTCCAGGACAAGGGGAAAGGCCGCGGCGGCGACGGTGGGAACTATCGACGTAACGCTGCACGCGAGCTCGAACGGTTCGCCGAGTGGGCCGCCGGCGACCGCGGCGCCGACGACTGGACCGGGATCGTCTCCGACGACGTCGACCGCGAGCCGACCTTCGACGATCTCGACGAACGCGTGTTCCGGGAGTACGCCCGACATCTCGGTGGAGATCGGGGACTCAAGCAGAACACGGTACAAACCTATTACCGCTATATCTCTGCCTGGTGTGGCTGGTGCGTCAACGAGGGATATCTCGAGGCGCATTACGCGCAGCGGGCCAGTGCGATGGCGCCGCTGCCGGAGGACGACGGCCGCAAGCCCGGCGACCAGCAGGCCTGGACGTCCGAGCAGCGCCACGCCCTCACCCGCCACGTCGACGAACGGGCCCGCTACGCCGTCGAGGCGTACACGACACTCCCGGAGGGTACTGACCCCCTCGACAAGCAGCGAGGACGCTACGCGGCGCTGAAGGCGGCTCGTGACCGGGCGCTGGTGTTCGTCCTCGCGTACACCGCCGTCCGCGTCGGCGAACTCCTCCGCGATCCGAACGACCCGCGCCGGCGCGGCGTCCGCTGGGAGGACCTCTCCCTCGACGACGGCAGTATGGACGTCTACCGGAAGAAACAGCAATGGGACGCCGCGAGTCTCCCCGACCCGGTGATCTCGCCGCTGCGGAGCTACCGCCAGCTGATGGACCCACCGACGGGGCGCTGGCCGGTGTTTCCCACGTTCGACCAACGGACGCTCGCAGAGCTCGTTCGGGAAGAGCTAGGCGAACGAGGGGAACGTTCAGAAGCAATTACTGAGTGCCGTAACGAATACGCCCGCGACCTCCTGCTGGCGCTCGATGAGGACATTCGGCCGCCGTCGATCACGACGGACGGCGCACGGTCAATTCTTCAACGGCTCTCGGAGACCGCAGAGATCGATATCGACCATCCGAAACACGATTATCTTGCCCCGCACGGTGGTCGTCGTGGTATGGGGGAGGTGCTTGTCCGCGCGTTCGGGTACACGGTGGCGGCCCGGTATCTCGATAACTCAGAGGAGATGGTGAGAGAGCGGTATTCACATATCGAGGCCGGAGAACTCGGTGATGTCGCTACTGAGGCGCTCGAGGAGATCGATAGTATACCGTAG
- a CDS encoding RNA-guided endonuclease TnpB family protein, with the protein MVDAQALVKTLDVQLDIQSDNEGLLYDATLEARWAYNETIRLAKEGVDWDAIPDRVADDADLVKNTTQRVVAKALDAMENYYEYDGFGQPSHTKGGTYPLRANYEEGYNLSLTDDGDVAFRISAKPYKHVTGVLEGDDAHLDVLKTALESDEWKIGAAEALFHNDNPELHVNVTNTEQTVRDKQDSRTVGGVDVNEDNVALTALSESGVEDSLVIDFPEIKFERHHYFTMRKRVQNAGKDSIHETLDGREERFVRDRLHKVSRHIVEWSRQFEKACIVFEDLKEMRDSIDYGTRMNRRLHHLPFRALQYYTSYKASFEGIPTGWIDPYKTSQRCSLCGHAERANRNKKRFKCRDCGHQDHSDRGASVNIAMKGIKKHQDWTVPALNSLPTVRTVRRQASGAVDAPTVTHDTV; encoded by the coding sequence ATGGTTGACGCACAGGCTCTCGTCAAGACGCTGGACGTCCAACTCGACATCCAGAGTGATAACGAGGGCCTGCTGTACGACGCCACACTTGAAGCACGGTGGGCGTACAACGAAACCATCCGACTCGCCAAAGAAGGCGTGGACTGGGATGCCATTCCCGACAGGGTAGCCGACGACGCTGACCTCGTGAAGAACACGACACAGCGTGTCGTTGCGAAGGCGCTCGATGCGATGGAGAACTACTACGAGTACGACGGCTTCGGCCAACCCAGCCACACCAAGGGCGGAACGTACCCGCTTCGTGCGAACTACGAGGAAGGGTACAACCTGTCGCTCACCGACGATGGTGACGTGGCGTTCCGCATCAGCGCGAAACCCTACAAGCACGTCACGGGCGTTCTCGAAGGCGACGACGCCCACCTCGACGTTCTCAAAACCGCACTCGAAAGCGACGAGTGGAAGATTGGGGCGGCGGAAGCCCTGTTCCACAACGACAACCCCGAATTGCACGTTAATGTCACCAACACCGAGCAGACCGTTCGAGACAAGCAGGACTCACGAACGGTCGGCGGCGTGGACGTGAACGAGGACAACGTGGCTCTCACCGCACTCTCCGAGAGTGGCGTCGAGGACTCGTTGGTTATCGACTTTCCCGAAATCAAGTTCGAGCGCCACCACTACTTCACGATGCGCAAGCGCGTGCAGAACGCGGGGAAAGACAGTATCCACGAGACGCTGGACGGGCGCGAGGAACGGTTCGTCCGCGACCGACTCCACAAGGTGAGCCGTCACATCGTGGAGTGGAGCCGGCAGTTCGAGAAGGCGTGCATCGTCTTTGAAGACCTCAAAGAGATGCGCGACAGTATCGACTACGGCACGCGGATGAACCGACGCTTGCACCACTTGCCGTTCCGCGCTCTGCAATACTACACGTCGTACAAGGCGTCGTTCGAGGGCATCCCGACTGGTTGGATTGACCCATACAAGACGAGTCAACGGTGTTCGCTGTGCGGGCACGCCGAGCGTGCGAACCGCAACAAGAAGCGGTTCAAATGTCGAGACTGTGGGCATCAAGACCACAGTGACCGTGGTGCAAGCGTCAACATCGCCATGAAAGGCATCAAGAAGCATCAGGATTGGACTGTGCCTGCTCTCAACAGCCTTCCCACTGTGCGGACGGTGCGACGGCAGGCATCGGGGGCCGTGGACGCCCCGACCGTGACCCACGACACCGTTTGA
- a CDS encoding TRAM domain-containing protein: MVSWGCPINPREASGLDPEAVHETTLEKQGDQYTISIPEELVEDSSLSPGDICRVALLASTNDVQEETTNAQSASNGERHRSGNQNETPPVEEGEVRSVTIDTLGDQGDGIAKVERGFVVVVPGTQPGDKADVEITDVRESVAFAEPVTEPEVR, translated from the coding sequence ATGGTATCGTGGGGGTGTCCGATTAACCCACGGGAAGCCTCGGGGCTTGACCCCGAGGCGGTTCACGAAACAACACTCGAAAAGCAGGGGGATCAGTACACGATTTCAATTCCAGAAGAACTTGTCGAGGACAGCTCGCTTTCACCAGGGGACATCTGTCGGGTGGCGCTGCTTGCCTCAACGAACGACGTTCAGGAAGAAACGACCAACGCGCAATCTGCATCAAACGGTGAGCGTCACCGAAGTGGGAACCAGAATGAGACGCCACCGGTAGAAGAAGGCGAAGTCCGCTCAGTAACCATCGATACACTAGGCGACCAGGGCGATGGAATCGCGAAGGTCGAACGAGGGTTTGTCGTTGTCGTGCCCGGGACTCAGCCCGGCGATAAGGCAGACGTCGAGATTACTGACGTGCGAGAGTCGGTCGCGTTCGCCGAACCAGTGACTGAGCCGGAAGTGAGATAG
- a CDS encoding ParA family protein, with the protein MLAYSTYSEAGGVGKTTTAANLAVAHARAGLKPLVAPLDPQDGDLSRLFGVDTDRTESVDNIVRHMIRRPSGDFDDLVRTVEGVDIIPEHNMLSDLAEYLQREKDQAEAMGEAFGMHAQLLRVLQEAGVPDEYDVLICDPPATEGPHLYNAIHATRSLVIPVEPSAKGRAAVEGLESLVAGLEDQLDVEVGVLAAVPVGFKNTRDQRTILDEIDYPIPEVIGERASLMEGCWMQQCSAFEYVRNHRDRRRDYEIETLAQFDRIARHLEEQVGLEAPNPPEPGDLDHEVLSA; encoded by the coding sequence ATGTTAGCGTACTCGACGTACAGCGAGGCAGGCGGGGTCGGCAAGACGACGACAGCCGCAAACCTCGCAGTCGCGCACGCCCGAGCTGGGCTAAAACCGCTCGTCGCCCCACTCGACCCGCAGGATGGTGACCTCTCTCGACTCTTCGGTGTCGACACAGACCGGACCGAATCGGTCGACAATATCGTCCGCCACATGATTCGGCGCCCGAGCGGCGACTTCGACGACCTCGTACGGACCGTCGAAGGCGTCGACATCATCCCGGAGCACAACATGCTCTCGGACCTCGCGGAGTACCTCCAGCGCGAGAAAGACCAAGCCGAAGCGATGGGGGAAGCATTCGGAATGCACGCGCAACTGCTGCGCGTCCTCCAGGAAGCCGGCGTGCCCGACGAGTACGACGTCCTCATCTGTGACCCGCCCGCGACCGAAGGCCCACACCTCTACAACGCGATTCACGCCACCCGCTCGCTCGTGATCCCCGTCGAGCCGAGCGCGAAGGGGCGAGCCGCCGTCGAAGGTCTCGAATCGCTTGTCGCCGGACTCGAGGATCAGCTCGACGTCGAGGTTGGCGTGCTTGCGGCGGTCCCGGTCGGCTTCAAGAATACGCGCGATCAGCGGACGATTCTCGACGAAATCGACTACCCGATCCCCGAGGTTATTGGCGAGCGGGCGTCACTGATGGAGGGCTGTTGGATGCAGCAGTGTTCGGCGTTCGAGTACGTCCGCAACCACCGGGACCGCCGACGCGACTACGAAATCGAGACGCTCGCCCAGTTCGACCGGATTGCCCGCCACCTGGAGGAGCAAGTCGGACTCGAAGCGCCGAACCCACCGGAACCCGGTGACCTCGACCACGAGGTGCTCTCCGCATGA